Proteins co-encoded in one Deltaproteobacteria bacterium genomic window:
- the ndk gene encoding nucleoside-diphosphate kinase produces MERTLSIIKPDGVKKNVIGEVIKRFETNGLRPVAMKMLHLTKKEAGGFYAVHKERPFFNDLTDFMSSGPCLVMALEGKNAIAKNRELMGATNPADADAGTIRADFADSIDNNVVHGSDAPETAAFEIGYFFNALEIADRV; encoded by the coding sequence ATGGAAAGAACACTTTCAATAATCAAGCCCGATGGCGTTAAGAAGAATGTTATCGGTGAAGTAATCAAGCGCTTTGAAACAAATGGTCTAAGACCGGTGGCTATGAAGATGCTTCATTTAACCAAGAAAGAAGCCGGAGGTTTTTATGCCGTTCATAAAGAAAGACCTTTCTTCAATGATCTTACCGACTTTATGTCTTCCGGGCCCTGCCTTGTCATGGCGCTGGAAGGTAAAAATGCAATTGCCAAAAACAGGGAGCTTATGGGTGCAACTAATCCTGCCGATGCCGACGCCGGTACGATCAGGGCTGACTTTGCCGACAGCATCGACAACAACGTTGTTCATGGTTCCGATGCGCCTGAAACAGCTGCCTTCGAGATAGGATACTTTTTTAATGCCCTCGAAATTGCCGACAGGGTATAA